A window from bacterium encodes these proteins:
- a CDS encoding L-erythro-3,5-diaminohexanoate dehydrogenase, producing MPSAMTLEGLSRVLTPDGSTPYDAWSLNPASELEPSEILLDVERLNLDATSFRDLWERHGGDQDEVAAEVLAIVAERGKMHNPRTGSGGVMMGRVAQIGGDRLGEIALGEPVVTLVSNTVVPLSLSAVRGMDANTHQLAVEGRAILSPAARYARIPADLPLPLALGVFDVCGVVPQTRRLAKPGARVLVIGAAGKAGLLATYAAAEAVGPEGQVVAVVPLRHELSRLKDLPEWVTPVLADATRAPELSRAVLEASGGDLMDGVIDCASARGTEVGAVACCREGGEIYYFNMATSFQAAALGAEAVGRDVRMLVGFGLLPSAPEEALALVREQPVLRERLEAMTGS from the coding sequence ATGCCTAGCGCTATGACCCTCGAAGGCCTTTCGCGGGTGCTCACGCCTGACGGCAGCACCCCCTACGACGCCTGGTCCCTGAATCCCGCTTCCGAACTCGAACCGAGCGAGATCCTCCTCGACGTGGAGCGCCTGAATCTCGACGCCACCAGCTTCCGCGACCTGTGGGAGCGTCACGGGGGCGACCAGGATGAGGTGGCGGCCGAGGTGCTCGCCATCGTGGCCGAGCGCGGCAAGATGCACAACCCTCGCACCGGCTCGGGTGGGGTGATGATGGGGCGCGTGGCCCAAATCGGAGGCGATCGCCTCGGCGAGATCGCCCTGGGCGAGCCCGTGGTGACGCTTGTCTCCAACACCGTGGTGCCGCTTTCCCTCTCGGCGGTCCGAGGCATGGACGCCAACACCCACCAGCTCGCGGTCGAAGGCCGCGCGATCCTCTCGCCGGCCGCACGCTACGCGCGGATCCCGGCCGACCTACCCTTGCCACTCGCGCTCGGCGTCTTCGATGTGTGTGGGGTCGTGCCCCAGACCCGACGGCTCGCAAAGCCCGGCGCGCGGGTGCTCGTCATCGGGGCCGCCGGAAAGGCCGGCTTGCTTGCCACCTATGCGGCCGCCGAGGCGGTGGGCCCCGAGGGCCAAGTCGTCGCGGTGGTTCCCTTGAGGCACGAGCTGTCGCGCCTCAAGGACCTGCCGGAGTGGGTGACACCGGTGCTCGCCGACGCCACCCGCGCCCCCGAGCTGAGCCGCGCGGTGCTCGAAGCTTCCGGCGGCGACCTGATGGACGGGGTGATCGACTGCGCGAGCGCCCGGGGCACCGAGGTGGGGGCGGTGGCGTGCTGCCGGGAGGGCGGCGAGATTTACTACTTCAACATGGCGACCTCGTTCCAGGCGGCAGCGCTCGGCGCCGAGGCGGTGGGGCGCGACGTGCGGATGCTCGTCGGGTTCGGCCTCCTGCCGTCGGCGCCCGAGGAGGCACTTGCGCTGGTGCGCGAGCAGCCCGTCCTGCGCGAGCGCCTGGAAGCCATGACAGGTTCCTAG
- a CDS encoding SDR family oxidoreductase, whose translation MTRIALITGASRGLGRALSHALAAKGWVLVLTARGAEALQEVCDDLADKTWVQGIPGDVADPLHRARLAEAVRSLGGLDLLVNNAAILGPSPRPQLLDFPLDELERVCRINALAPLAMVQDLRDLLRPGACVVNVSSDAAPDCYEGWGGYGASKAMLDHLSGTLALENPQWRIYWVDPGEMRTQLFQESCPGENLNYLHPPEVSVPAFLDLIEGHKPSGRYFAQDAEALYPSL comes from the coding sequence ATGACGCGTATTGCCTTGATTACCGGTGCGTCCCGCGGTCTGGGACGGGCGCTTTCGCACGCGCTCGCAGCCAAGGGGTGGGTCCTCGTCTTGACCGCTCGCGGCGCAGAGGCGCTTCAGGAGGTGTGCGACGATCTCGCGGATAAGACCTGGGTGCAAGGAATCCCGGGCGACGTGGCCGATCCTCTGCACCGCGCGCGCCTCGCGGAGGCCGTTCGGTCCCTGGGCGGCCTGGATTTGCTGGTCAACAACGCCGCGATCCTCGGCCCGAGCCCCCGGCCCCAGCTCCTGGACTTCCCCCTCGACGAGCTGGAGCGCGTTTGCCGCATCAACGCCCTGGCGCCTCTTGCCATGGTTCAGGACCTTCGTGACCTGCTCAGGCCGGGGGCTTGCGTGGTCAACGTAAGCAGTGATGCGGCTCCCGATTGCTACGAAGGCTGGGGCGGATACGGGGCGAGTAAGGCCATGCTCGATCACCTCTCGGGCACTCTCGCCCTCGAGAACCCCCAGTGGCGGATTTACTGGGTCGATCCGGGCGAGATGCGCACCCAGCTCTTCCAGGAGTCGTGCCCCGGCGAGAACCTCAACTACCTGCATCCGCCGGAGGTCAGCGTGCCCGCCTTTCTCGACCTGATCGAGGGCCACAAGCCGAGCGGCCGCTACTTCGCCCAGGACGCGGAAGCGCTGTATCCCAGCCTCTAA
- a CDS encoding cupredoxin domain-containing protein, whose protein sequence is MRLLGPVLLLVLVLAGSCTSAPAGGGGGPKPTPTPSAAPTGSEQPAANAVTVTVRNFAFQPATVEIPRGGTVTWRFEDAVAHNAKSVEGSAFAWDSGLHRNGETFTQRFDNAGTFEYLCTPHPNMRAKVVVR, encoded by the coding sequence ATGCGCCTGCTGGGGCCCGTGCTTTTGCTGGTTCTTGTCCTAGCGGGGAGCTGCACCTCTGCTCCTGCCGGGGGCGGGGGCGGGCCGAAACCCACCCCAACGCCCAGCGCGGCGCCGACAGGCAGCGAGCAACCCGCAGCCAATGCCGTGACGGTGACGGTCCGCAACTTCGCGTTCCAGCCCGCGACGGTCGAGATCCCACGCGGCGGCACGGTGACCTGGCGCTTCGAGGACGCGGTGGCTCACAACGCCAAGTCCGTCGAGGGCTCGGCCTTTGCCTGGGACTCGGGGTTGCACCGCAACGGTGAGACGTTTACCCAGCGCTTCGACAATGCGGGAACCTTCGAGTACCTCTGCACGCCCCACCCCAACATGCGCGCCAAGGTGGTCGTTCGCTGA
- a CDS encoding YceI family protein encodes MTSNVRPFGLGVMLGITALQAPAWGAEPLHYSFTPESTVTYRVSHPLHGATGVSHQLSGAVSITPGTSPELVLPLRFTVPLASFDSGNRNRDRNMLSVMSAARYPEAILVIERVSWVNKQTSGSQTRAEGTGTGTLTLRGMSRPITVSLSGSLNGPRLEVTSRFSVLLSEYGIERPSLLFRPIDDRVDLEIMGIAAR; translated from the coding sequence TTGACTTCTAACGTTCGCCCATTCGGGCTCGGGGTGATGCTCGGCATCACAGCGCTCCAGGCACCCGCCTGGGGGGCCGAGCCGCTGCATTACTCCTTCACCCCCGAGAGCACCGTGACCTACCGCGTGAGCCACCCGTTGCACGGCGCCACGGGAGTCTCGCACCAGCTGTCGGGGGCGGTTTCGATCACGCCGGGGACATCTCCCGAGCTGGTGCTCCCCTTGCGGTTCACCGTGCCCCTCGCCTCCTTCGACAGCGGCAACCGCAACCGCGATCGCAACATGCTCTCGGTCATGAGCGCGGCGCGCTATCCCGAGGCCATCCTCGTCATCGAGCGCGTCAGCTGGGTCAACAAGCAAACGAGCGGCAGCCAGACCCGCGCCGAGGGCACAGGAACGGGTACGCTCACCCTCAGGGGGATGAGCCGTCCGATCACGGTGTCGCTGAGCGGCAGCCTGAACGGCCCTCGCCTTGAGGTGACCAGCCGCTTCTCGGTGCTGCTATCCGAGTACGGCATCGAGCGCCCGAGCCTCTTGTTCCGACCCATTGACGACCGGGTGGATCTCGAGATCATGGGGATCGCCGCGCGCTGA
- a CDS encoding acyl-CoA thioesterase, translating into MPNHNPITPDRSAPIRIVETVFPGATNHYGTMFGGKVLELMDRAAFLAASRFAQQAMVTASTERIDFHHPIKHGHMVEAIAHVVHTGRTSLTVRVSLYAEDPLRATREHATDGYFHMVAVDADGKPTSVPTLVAETPEAKAEWEFVAHLKASRLRRAHA; encoded by the coding sequence ATGCCCAACCACAACCCCATCACTCCCGATCGGTCAGCGCCGATCCGGATCGTCGAGACCGTCTTTCCCGGCGCCACGAACCACTACGGCACCATGTTCGGGGGCAAGGTCCTCGAACTCATGGACCGTGCCGCCTTCCTGGCCGCTTCCCGCTTCGCGCAGCAGGCCATGGTGACGGCCTCCACCGAGCGCATCGACTTTCACCACCCGATCAAGCACGGCCACATGGTCGAGGCGATCGCGCACGTGGTCCACACCGGCCGTACCTCGCTGACCGTACGGGTCAGCCTCTACGCCGAGGACCCGCTCCGCGCGACCCGTGAGCATGCGACGGATGGTTACTTCCACATGGTCGCGGTGGACGCCGACGGCAAGCCGACCTCGGTGCCGACGCTCGTCGCCGAGACCCCCGAGGCGAAGGCCGAGTGGGAGTTCGTCGCCCATCTGAAGGCGAGCCGCCTGCGGAGGGCCCATGCCTAG